The Hordeum vulgare subsp. vulgare chromosome 4H, MorexV3_pseudomolecules_assembly, whole genome shotgun sequence genomic interval tacttattgaaaggactatgattgatcctatATATTGGTGGGTCCTTCGCCCATCGCCTAACTTTCAATACTAGCCTAATGGGGAGTTTACAATCACACCATTATGCTTCGTTGGGTGAATGAAGAGCCATATTCTAGCTCTTGATATGGTACGGAGAGTACAACTTTACTTTTATGATTTGAGCACATGTTGTGAAGATCCTACAACTTAACATTGTCAATctaacacaatatatatatatatatatctaaatCCGGTGTCGCTCTCTTTCTTCTCCACACAGACATGGAAACTAACATCATGCTATAGGTGGTGACGTATGTTACATAATTATTTTGACATTTTAAATGCATAACACATCATATGTGGATATTGATTGAACTAGTGCTTTAAATGAAATCTCCTTGCCTCATGTTGATAATGTTTTCTCCATCCATCCACACGATTAACCAAATGTATCCAATCAATCTCGAAGGGAAGGCAAACCCAACTACTTATGATTAAGAAACTTTGTTGAATCAAGAACTAGATGCCACATTATACCCTACTGTGTATATGAGCTGCAAAATATACTTTGACTTTGGGTCACTGGGCAGCTATCCTAGTCTGCACAATATCCAATAATCCCAAAGATTGGTTGCATTGCATTATTATGCTTTCATAAAAACAAGGAAATCTACAACTAAATATAGGAAATCTACATTAAATAATGGGCATGAAACTAAAAATCATCACGTGTTAACTGTATTTTATTTCATTGTTTGTTTTCTTCCCGGGCATATCCCACCCCCCCCCTCCTCTTTTACGCCCTTTTATTAGTTTTCATCTCTTCTCTTTTGGTATGAGGAATAAAAAATGTGAAGctgaaaatgcatattcatatAACATTTTTTGCGGGGATGTATGTTCATATAGAGGACATGCCTCGCGCAGTGGTGAAGTACTCCTCATTTGTGCCaagaggttctgggttcgaacGAGCCTCTCTGCATTGCACTATAGCACGCGTAAGACTAGGTTCATATAATCCCTTCCTAGACCCCACCTTGTGTGGGAGCTTCTATGCACTGGGTTTGTCCTATGTATGTTCATATACCTTGACTTTTCCTAAACCATCTATCTCATATCCGGGCTTTCATTCTATGTGACGTGATGTAATTTCTAATCCAACCGGGAACTAAAAATTTCAAGCATCCTTTCTAATCTTGTACTGTAATCTGTGTATGAGTTTTAACATAAAACTACAATAAAAAGTACACTAGTCTTCTTCTTTCTCTAATTTTACACAACCCGCGAGAGATTAAAAATGACACTAAACTAACATTAAAAGAAAGAACACCTACAAAAACCCTTAAACATATCACGTTTTGAAGGCCGCAATAGCCACTCGTCCTTTAAAATGAGATATATAACTCGATGAAGCAACATCCATCACATTCATTTCACATGACAACACGGACGAAGATGTTGAAGTAGACACACCAATAGTCAACCAATAGCTTTTTTTTGAAAGGTACACCAATTGCCATGATTTGATGGGAACCGACAAATGTACGGACACAAACTCTCACACACTCTTTGTAGACACCGTTAAGGTAAGGAAAGGTCGAAAAGACCTTATTCTAACATGCCGCCGTTGCCACTGCCTCTTCAATGCCGTCATGAAAACAAAAGCTTAGGAAAAAAGAAATGACACATATGATTTTCACTCCTCTTGCCACCGACGAGGCCACCAAACAGGGACGAGGAAGGGGACCAAGGCAGCGGCGGGTAGGAAAGTTGCGGGATCCTCACCTGTCGGCCTAGGTGTTCTGTCTGTCACGGagcttcattgttgtttttgccgTCGGGTAATCCGTATGAGCTGACATGGCAATCGACGTGACTCGACCGAACGCAAAGGGAAAAGGCGCACTGCTTCCTTCCTCAGTGTCAGGAATTAATTGAATACATTCATTAAGAAATATTCCATGCTATGTCAGTTGCTTTAGTTTAACACCTTCAATTAATGAATAACAATTTCATCATCTGTGTTCTCTTTCCTTTACTTTACACACTGGGATGtgatacttctcaaacgtatctataatttttgatggttttacgctattatcttgtattctttggttgttttatgtaccttttatatcttttttgggactaacttattaattcagtgccaagtgccagttcctgttttttccgtgtttttgactcttttcagatctgattttggaacggagcccaaacggaagaaaaactccgaaatgattttttcccgaacggaagaagaccagggggcttttgggccaagccaggtgggctccagggagcccacaagcccccactctgccaccaggggggaggcggcggtgggcaggcttgtggcctccctggccgccccctgacctaggtctttggcctataaattcccaaatattccgcaaaaaatcaggggagcctcgaaaatacttttccgccgccgcaagcttccgtttccgcgagatctcatctaaagacccttcccggcgccctgccggatgggactttgaagtcgaagggcttcttcatcatcatcatcgcccctccaatgactcgtgagtagttcacttcagacctacgggtctgtagttagtagctagatggcttcttctctctcttggatcttcaatacaaagttctccatgatcttcatggagatctatccgatgtaatcttctttggcggtgtgtttgtcgagatccgatgacttgtggatttgtgatcagattatctatgatatatatttgagtctttgctgattttttatatgcatgatttgatatccttgtaagtctctccgagtcttgggttttgtttggccaactagatctatgattcttgcaatgggagaagtgcttggttttgggttctgccatgtggtgacctttcccagtgacagtaggggcaacaaggcacacatcaagtagttgccatcaagggtaaaagatgaggtttttatcattggtttgagattatccctctacatcatgtcatcttgcttaaggcgttactctgttcttatggacttaatacactagatgcatgctggatagcggtcgacgtgtggagtaatagtagtagatgcataaagtatcgggctacttgttttggacgtgatgcctatagatataatcattgcatagatatcgtcacgattttgcgcggttctatcaattgctcgacagtaatttgttcacccaccgtctacttgctttcatgagataagccactagtaaacactacggcccccgggtctattcacatccatcgtttacaccttcgcttttactttgctttgttactttgttgctttcagttctcgcttggcaaacaatctataagggattgacaaccccttcatagcgttgggagcaagcttttgtgtttgtgcaggatcttgtgatactcctccaccggattgataccttggttctcaaactgagggaaatacttaccgtcactgtgctacatcgccctttccgcttcaagggaacaccaacgcaaggctccaaggccacgggggaagtcctttgcatacttgcctaggaagtcccttaaggcgtagcctcagctgaaggattcctggtgccgtcgacacacctgtttctggcgccattggaaggacttttgtgcattagcatagctgacatcaggatGCCATATGACACTCCCTATCAAACCTTGCCAAACGGGCCGTGCCTGACGGGCCGGCACGACTGCCCGCAGACCAGGCACGAGACGGGCCCGACCCGGCACGGCCTAATCATGCCCGGGCCAGGCACGAGCACGCCATGGGCCGTGCCTGGGCCGCCACCCCCAGCCCGCGTGCCAGCCCGACACAGCACGATTAGGCGGGCGCGAGATGAGCGAGTACAGCGATTCACAGGCGGGGCGGGCGGGAAACACGAGAGATTTGAGGGGGGCACGCGCGGGACGGCGGGAGATCGAGGagatttgagggggggggggggcaggtgcGGGAGACGCGGTCACGCGGGAGATTTGAGGGGGGGGCAGGCGCGGGAGAGGCGGGAGACGCGGGGCAGGCGTGAGAGTTTTTTCAGTGACGGAAGATTAGTGTGCCGCGGGCCTAAACGTGTCGCGGGCCGGCCTGATTAGGCAACGTGCCGTGCTTGGGCCTGAACCCCgggcacgcgggccggcacggcacggcccgtATATTAATCGGGTCCAGGcaggccgggccgggccgggccggccCATTTGACCAGGTATGCTCCCTATCATTCGCCCCACACACGTCATCGCCATCTTGTACAGAAAAAATATCGCAAAATAATGATCCGAAATTAAGCGAAAACGAGAAGGGAATTAGAATTAGAGAAGCACACATTAAACGCGAGAAAAATAATCTCCCGTGCTGCGTCCGTTACTCCTCCACcgtctcccctccccctcccccctccgcTCCGCCCCTCGCCGGCGCGCGGCGTTGAGGCCCGGCCCGCGCCCGCGCCTAGGGTAGGCGAGGGAGCCCTCCCGCCGCCGCCCATGTCATTCCGATCCGGCGGCCGCAAGCTCTCGTTCGAGCTCCTCTCCAGCGacctcaccgccgccgacgacgacgacgtggaCGACGCGTCCCCGCGCTCCCTCCCGGAGACCTCCTCCGATGGCCAGAGCCGCCGCAGGCGGCGCTCCAGGCGCAAGCAGGGGGCCCTCCAGAGCCCCCCGATCGCGGAGGAGGAGCCGCGCGTGGACGTCCACCCGCCCGCGCCGCTCAGGGTAACGACGGATCTGAGGTCCGTGGTGGAGAAGGTCTGCCAGGCCTCCGACGCCGAGCGGTCCGCGGCGATCTGCGTGTCGTACGCCGGCGTGGAGCTGAGGCAGAGGAGCGTGGCCGGGAATGGGAGGGCCGTGACGTTCGCGGAGGACGCGGCCAGCAGCTGTGCAAGCAGCTCCGCCGCGGTGCCCGATGCGATTGACCCGACCCGGCGGCCTGAGGCGAACGGCGTCGTGAAGAAACTGGAGAAGGACGAGTCGCTGGACTGGGagaagtacatcaaggagaacagcaATGTTCTCGGAGGTACATATTTCTGTTTGTTTGTTTGGATTACAGCACACATTTTGTCGTTCACATTTAGAGTGTCTCATTTGCGAATTTCGTACCGGCAACCAGCATAGTCTATGAACATTGTGACATAAACTAAACAGTCTGAAGTACAAATCATAAATTGCTTTTGGGGTACACTGAAGTGGTTGCCTTATGGGTTTTGGGTGTCCTGCTAAAGTTGGAGGATTATGAGACCTAAAGTGTACCTGTACAGTGGTTTAGAAAGAACACTGACATCATTTTTTTAGTTGGAATATgtaaaaattcaccaaaaaaccTGCAGATAATCATATCATAACCTGCATTTTCTAAGTAAGAAAATAAGGATTAACTGATTTTCTATAAGCTCGTCAAACGGATTTGTGCAATACGATACAAATGGGTGAAAATAGTAACTACAGAAAGTTGAACCAAATAATTTAAACCAGTGAGGTACTCTGTTCATGTTTTATTATGGAAACCCTTCAAAAAATATCATTACCAGTCTGTGGATTTGCGTTCCTTTTTAACTGTCAAGCTCCTAATCGTTGGTGCTCTGTAGTGCCGTAGATGAGAACAACTTCTTTATTCAAGTCTCCTATTGCACACTGAATTAGTCCAATGTATGCATTTACACCTCTTTTCAACTATGTGATACAGCAGAAGTCGAGCGCCGTGACAATTCACCATTCAgatacttcattggagaaatgTATAGCGGTAATTCACTTAGGAGTACAATTGCAGTGGGCAATGACAAGAAGCGACAACGGGTCTACAACACTATGTTTCATGTGCCTTGGAGATGTGAACGGGTATGTATCTCTCTTGCAAATATTCTCCCTTCTTTGTACCCTATATATTGAAAAAAAAAGGAATTTTAGGGCCATCCTAATTATTTTGAATTTTAGGGCATTCTAAATTATTTCGAATAGTTTGCCAGCATTGCTGGAGATGAATCCAATATGCATCAGTTGTAATATTTCTGGAACCATGTCatcaccacatattttaactgaaATGAATATATAATTAAATTCAGATCCTTGTTAAGATATGGATACATACAAGTTATGCTTTTGCAGTACTTAATAAATTAACAAAAATAATGTATTCGATAATTCCTTCAAGCTTTTCCTTAAAAAAATTGGATTTGATTACCACATTCAAAAGATAGCTAAATGTTTCAGTTCAGTAGTTCTAGATGTGGCATGTTCTGTAATCATGGGGAGATGTTTGATTATGATCAATGCTGCAGCTAATTGTCGCAGGATTCTTTGTCTGCTTGGAttcctttctgtctttgctcaCCATTATGCCTGCAAGAATTGTGATGACAGTTTGGCGAGTGCTGAAAACCAGGTGGGTTCACGATGATGCTGTAAACTTGATGATTTACACATAATATTATCTGCATACTATTTTGTTATGTGCGGGTTCCACTAAGTTTTATGATTTATCAAATCTAGTTTTAGGATTTTGTTCTTAAAAGAGGATACCATTCGGTTTTGTTGTCGGCAACTGAATCTAGAGATTACTTCCTATTGAAACGTATTTATGGGATGTTTGGGAGGTCTCTGCTTAAACTTAAAGCTACCACAAGTTCAAAGATTTATTAAGGCATCTCTATAGGCCTTCTCAGATTAGCTTAATCCCTTGCTCAAATAATTAACTCTTTGTTTAAGATTTTCCAAGAAATCAGCTAAAAACTTCTATGTGAAATTAAGCACTTTCAGAGAGGGCCTCAGACTGTTTGGAGATTTACAGGATTAGTTTTGTTTGGGGAACTTTCTTCTTTAAAACCGAGAAAAATCGAGTTAATTTGCCATGCCGCTGACCATTTCCtgtaataaaataatttttttaatctaaaaataaggtcatctttttttttttttggcatGAGAACATCTTAGTTGGAAGCATATACTAACTAGTCTGCAGAAGTGAATGGTTTAGTCTGCGGAAGTGTATCTTCTCTGAATAAGTTAATGAGACATTGCTGGTATGCTAGTTAAGTGTCTGATTACGTGGTTGCTATCATCCATTGCCAGTATTAGTCTAGTTGGTAGGTCGTATCTTTTCTATTTTTAAAGTGGCAAACATTTATGATAGCCATGACTTTACCAGCGGGAGAAATCCTGTTGAATTATTTACACTCATGCTGCACAAAGTGCTTGTAGCGTTGAGTGATTTTTCATCTGTTTACTTATATTTGCCATTTGATTGTACACACTACACACCACTCTTCCCCAGTTTACTATTTTGTTTTCGGTCGTATGCTGTCATGTACTTATTTATCGAATGTGTTTGTGACAGGCAGTTTCTTCGGCCAAATGCTGCTGATTTATCAGATTATGGATGTTTTGTAGTTCTAGCCCTAGGAGTTGCTTCTTTGCAAATGATAGGTTCGTTATTTTCCCTTTGATTTTGCCAAACTAAAATGATACCCTATACATATTTGTTAATCCTCAAACAATTTGTTTTGTGTGTCAGATATTAGTTTGATTTACCATGTCATTCGTGGCCAGGGCACGATCAAGCTCTATGTGGTATACAACGTACTAGAGGTGAGGGAAGTATATTTTATTAAATGTATGtacatttttattagttattaggacaCTTACCTTTTTCTGTTCCTTTTAGATCTTTGACAAACTATGTCAATCATTTGGCGAGGATGTGTTGCAAGTTTTGTTCAACTCAGCTGAGGGACTGTCAACGTGTTCAACTGACAGGGTTACATTTGAACTGTTGCGGTTCCTTTTAGATGGGGCTATTGCTGTCCTCGCATTTGATATCCTTGGCTCCAAACTATGATGTCTTACTTTTACATGCCTTTGTTTAATTTATTAAATTCTACAAGTTTGTGGTGTCAGAATCCCCCAATTCAAAGGAAAACTATGTAGCCCACACTAATATGTAGCACCGAGCTGATTATAAGCTCACAGTAAAGATATGGTAGTCATCGTGTAATG includes:
- the LOC123447515 gene encoding protein POLLEN DEFECTIVE IN GUIDANCE 1 isoform X2 is translated as MSFRSGGRKLSFELLSSDLTAADDDDVDDASPRSLPETSSDGQSRRRRRSRRKQGALQSPPIAEEEPRVDVHPPAPLRVTTDLRSVVEKVCQASDAERSAAICVSYAGVELRQRSVAGNGRAVTFAEDAASSCASSSAAVPDAIDPTRRPEANGVVKKLEKDESLDWEKYIKENSNVLGEVERRDNSPFRYFIGEMYSGNSLRSTIAVGNDKKRQRVYNTMFHVPWRCERLIVAGFFVCLDSFLSLLTIMPARIVMTVWRVLKTRQFLRPNAADLSDYGCFVVLALGVASLQMIDISLIYHVIRGQGTIKLYVVYNVLEIFDKLCQSFGEDVLQVLFNSAEGLSTCSTDRVTFELLRFLLDGAIAVLAFVVHSFVLLAQAITLSTCIIAHNNALLALLVSNNFAEIKSNVFKKVSKENLHNLVYYDIIERFHITAFLLFVLAQNILEAEGPWFDSFLINASYVFMCEVLIDAIKHSFLAKFNEIKPVAYSEFLEDLSKQILNEQPDDRQKDLTFIPLAPACVVIRVLTPVYATLLPAGPFIWRIFWILLWSVLTYFILAIFKILVGLILRCLASWYINLRLTRKQHAD
- the LOC123447515 gene encoding protein POLLEN DEFECTIVE IN GUIDANCE 1 isoform X1, translating into MSFRSGGRKLSFELLSSDLTAADDDDVDDASPRSLPETSSDGQSRRRRRSRRKQGALQSPPIAEEEPRVDVHPPAPLRVTTDLRSVVEKVCQASDAERSAAICVSYAGVELRQRSVAGNGRAVTFAEDAASSCASSSAAVPDAIDPTRRPEANGVVKKLEKDESLDWEKYIKENSNVLGAEVERRDNSPFRYFIGEMYSGNSLRSTIAVGNDKKRQRVYNTMFHVPWRCERLIVAGFFVCLDSFLSLLTIMPARIVMTVWRVLKTRQFLRPNAADLSDYGCFVVLALGVASLQMIDISLIYHVIRGQGTIKLYVVYNVLEIFDKLCQSFGEDVLQVLFNSAEGLSTCSTDRVTFELLRFLLDGAIAVLAFVVHSFVLLAQAITLSTCIIAHNNALLALLVSNNFAEIKSNVFKKVSKENLHNLVYYDIIERFHITAFLLFVLAQNILEAEGPWFDSFLINASYVFMCEVLIDAIKHSFLAKFNEIKPVAYSEFLEDLSKQILNEQPDDRQKDLTFIPLAPACVVIRVLTPVYATLLPAGPFIWRIFWILLWSVLTYFILAIFKILVGLILRCLASWYINLRLTRKQHAD